From a single Rhizobium lusitanum genomic region:
- a CDS encoding vWA domain-containing protein: protein MEPQAQDGIVALPSPPGGGHLADNIVFFARALRKAGLKIGPAAIADAIEAVEAIGIGSREEFHAALCSTFVKRHEDLAVFDEAFRLFWRSRDLVQKMIAMMSPIALDNREKEKPKPGETRAGDALLGDRNDRRPQRETPDIEIDARFTTSGSEVLRRMDFAQMSAAEIAVAKKELARLKLPLDSVRTRRFVSAHAPVRIDPRATMRSALRNGGSLILPRYRKAREMQPPLVVLADISGSMSQYTRIFLHFLHVLTERRRRVHTFLFGTRLTNVTRAMRHKDPDQALDECTAAVRDWSGGTRIGETLKEFNRLWARRVLGQGAIVLLITDGLERDGVELLETEMDRLHRSCRRLIWLNPLLRFEGFEPRARGVRTMLPHVDEFRPVHNLLSLADLVSALSAGRAGAYDPRRFLAKL, encoded by the coding sequence ATGGAGCCGCAAGCGCAGGATGGCATCGTCGCTCTACCGTCACCACCCGGTGGCGGGCACCTTGCGGACAATATCGTCTTCTTTGCGCGTGCACTCCGCAAGGCTGGCCTGAAGATCGGGCCTGCTGCCATTGCCGACGCCATCGAAGCCGTGGAGGCGATCGGTATCGGTTCGCGCGAAGAATTTCATGCAGCGCTCTGTTCCACCTTCGTCAAGCGCCATGAGGATCTCGCGGTTTTCGACGAGGCTTTTCGGCTGTTCTGGCGCTCGCGTGATCTCGTGCAGAAGATGATTGCGATGATGTCGCCGATCGCACTCGACAATCGCGAAAAGGAAAAGCCGAAGCCGGGCGAAACCCGCGCCGGTGATGCCTTGCTCGGTGACCGTAACGACCGCCGGCCGCAGCGCGAGACGCCTGATATCGAGATCGATGCCCGCTTCACCACATCCGGCAGCGAAGTGCTGCGCCGCATGGATTTCGCGCAGATGTCGGCCGCGGAGATCGCCGTTGCGAAGAAGGAATTGGCGAGGCTGAAACTGCCGCTGGATAGTGTGCGAACGCGCCGTTTCGTGTCGGCACATGCACCGGTCAGGATCGATCCCCGCGCGACGATGCGCTCGGCGTTGCGCAACGGCGGCTCCCTGATCCTACCGCGTTATCGCAAGGCCAGGGAGATGCAGCCACCGCTGGTGGTGCTGGCGGACATCTCCGGCTCGATGAGCCAATATACCCGCATCTTCCTGCATTTCCTGCATGTGCTGACCGAGAGACGGCGGCGCGTGCATACCTTCCTGTTCGGCACGCGGCTGACCAATGTCACGCGGGCGATGCGCCACAAGGATCCGGATCAGGCGCTGGACGAATGCACCGCTGCGGTCCGCGACTGGTCAGGCGGCACGCGCATCGGTGAAACGCTGAAGGAGTTCAATCGGCTCTGGGCGCGTCGCGTGCTCGGGCAGGGCGCGATCGTGCTTCTCATCACCGATGGATTGGAGCGGGACGGCGTCGAGCTTCTGGAAACCGAGATGGATCGGCTGCATCGCTCTTGCCGGCGGCTGATCTGGCTCAACCCGCTGCTGCGCTTCGAAGGGTTTGAACCTCGTGCCCGAGGTGTGCGAACCATGCTGCCGCATGTTGACGAATTCCGTCCGGTTCACAATCTATTATCTCTTGCCGATCTCGTGTCGGCCCTCAGCGCCGGTCGCGCCGGCGCCTATGATCCACGCCGTTTTCTCGCCAAGCTGTGA
- a CDS encoding AAA family ATPase, which produces MSDKAASSLPGSIDETIALLGAHDYLAGRALGTVLFLALKMKRPLFLEGEAGVGKTEIAKVLSKALDRPLIRLQCYEGLDVSSAVYEWNYPAQMLEIRLAEASGLTDRDRVEADIFSERYLIRRPVLQALSSVGGRSPVFLIDELDRTDEAFEAFLLEVLSDFQVTVPELGTITAAEPPIVIITTNRTREVHDALKRRCLYHWVEYPEAAQELEIIRRKVPGCNEALSRQIVAYVQKLRTLDLFKNPGVAETIDWATALTELDQLALDPETISDTLGALLKYQDDIARIQGGEGKRVLDEVKSELLATE; this is translated from the coding sequence ATGTCGGATAAAGCTGCCTCCTCATTGCCCGGCTCGATCGACGAGACGATCGCCTTGCTCGGCGCTCACGACTATCTCGCCGGACGGGCGCTTGGCACCGTGCTGTTTCTGGCGCTGAAGATGAAGCGGCCACTGTTTCTCGAAGGCGAGGCCGGTGTCGGCAAGACCGAGATCGCCAAGGTGCTGTCGAAGGCGCTCGACCGGCCATTGATCCGCTTGCAGTGCTATGAAGGCCTCGACGTTTCCTCCGCCGTTTATGAGTGGAACTACCCGGCGCAAATGCTGGAAATTCGCCTTGCCGAAGCATCGGGTCTTACCGATCGCGACCGTGTCGAGGCCGATATCTTCTCGGAGCGCTATCTGATCCGCCGGCCTGTGCTGCAGGCTTTGTCTAGCGTCGGAGGCCGCTCACCGGTCTTCCTGATCGACGAGCTGGACCGCACCGATGAGGCATTCGAAGCCTTCCTGCTGGAAGTGCTGTCCGATTTCCAGGTGACCGTGCCGGAGCTCGGCACCATCACGGCCGCCGAACCGCCGATCGTCATCATCACCACCAACCGCACCCGCGAGGTGCACGACGCTCTGAAGCGGCGCTGCCTTTATCACTGGGTCGAGTATCCCGAGGCGGCGCAGGAGCTTGAAATCATCCGCCGCAAGGTGCCGGGCTGCAACGAGGCGCTGTCGCGCCAGATCGTCGCCTATGTTCAGAAGCTGCGCACGCTCGACCTGTTCAAGAATCCCGGTGTCGCCGAAACCATCGATTGGGCGACGGCGCTGACCGAACTCGACCAGCTGGCGCTCGATCCGGAGACGATTTCCGATACGCTCGGCGCCCTGCTGAAATACCAGGACGACATCGCCCGCATTCAGGGCGGCGAGGGTAAGCGGGTGCTGGACGAGGTGAAATCCGAACTGCTCGCGACGGAATAA
- a CDS encoding flavin reductase: MTEMRETIVLDRQSMVPALYRDAMSRYAGHVQLVTTALGSERRGVTITAACSVSDNPATVLICLNNTNVKNEIFFKSGVFALNALGAHHQGLADAFSGKMNLTNDERFAAGTFDTLVTGAPVLADALAAFDCRVTEIKEASTHHIIFGEVMAVRFSETKPALLYMNRDYHTL; this comes from the coding sequence ATGACGGAAATGAGGGAAACGATCGTGCTTGATAGGCAGAGTATGGTTCCGGCGCTCTATCGCGATGCCATGAGCCGTTATGCGGGTCATGTGCAACTGGTGACCACGGCACTCGGCAGCGAGCGGCGCGGGGTGACGATCACGGCCGCCTGCTCGGTCTCCGATAATCCGGCCACGGTTCTGATCTGCCTCAACAACACCAATGTGAAGAACGAGATCTTCTTCAAGAGTGGTGTCTTCGCGCTGAATGCGCTCGGCGCCCATCATCAGGGGCTTGCGGACGCCTTTTCCGGAAAAATGAATCTGACCAACGATGAGCGCTTTGCCGCCGGCACCTTCGATACACTGGTGACCGGCGCGCCGGTGCTTGCCGACGCTCTGGCGGCCTTCGACTGCCGCGTCACCGAGATCAAGGAAGCTTCGACGCATCACATCATTTTCGGCGAGGTCATGGCTGTGCGTTTTAGTGAAACTAAGCCGGCTCTGCTCTATATGAACCGCGACTATCACACGCTATAA
- a CDS encoding branched-chain amino acid ABC transporter substrate-binding protein, with amino-acid sequence MNVLRRIPLLMMLLLAAGSSHAAGINIGIVAPQDGNFAALGAEITAGAKFEVQTQQNSATIVNEPCTEDGGQAVAEALITAKVQVAIGFLCSETLESALPRLKDAGIPVITVSARSHILMDDALKNGWPLFRLAPVDTAEAAMAVDAILKGWTAEPMALIDDGTIHGRELVSAVRSALEDKGLKPVFTDTFRPGQDQQIALVRRLKKAGATRVFIGGDRSDVAIIARDAQSESIPLKLMGGDAMRAANQPVPLADGVQAIALPEYAGLPAAQAATQAMRTSGIEPDGYILPAAAAALIANQAAESAKAENKPIADKLIGTAFQTPIGPITFGRNHELTDNPYRLLEWCGNAFVPVAAASN; translated from the coding sequence ATGAATGTTCTGCGTCGCATACCGCTTCTGATGATGCTGCTTCTGGCAGCCGGCAGCAGCCATGCCGCTGGCATCAATATTGGTATTGTAGCACCGCAGGACGGAAACTTCGCAGCACTCGGCGCCGAGATCACCGCCGGCGCCAAATTCGAAGTGCAAACGCAGCAGAATTCCGCCACCATCGTCAATGAGCCCTGCACTGAAGATGGTGGCCAGGCCGTGGCCGAGGCGCTGATCACGGCCAAGGTACAGGTCGCCATCGGCTTCCTCTGCAGCGAAACCCTGGAAAGCGCGCTGCCACGGCTGAAGGATGCCGGCATTCCCGTCATCACCGTCTCGGCGCGCTCCCACATCTTGATGGACGATGCGCTGAAGAATGGCTGGCCGTTGTTCCGCCTTGCTCCGGTCGACACTGCCGAGGCCGCGATGGCGGTCGACGCCATCCTGAAAGGCTGGACGGCGGAGCCGATGGCGCTGATCGACGATGGTACGATCCACGGTCGCGAACTCGTGAGCGCGGTTCGCAGCGCGCTGGAGGACAAAGGCCTGAAGCCTGTTTTCACCGACACCTTTCGCCCCGGCCAGGATCAGCAGATCGCCCTTGTCCGCCGACTGAAGAAGGCAGGTGCCACGCGTGTCTTCATCGGTGGCGACCGCAGCGACGTGGCAATCATCGCTCGAGATGCCCAGAGCGAGAGCATCCCATTGAAATTGATGGGCGGCGACGCGATGCGCGCCGCCAATCAGCCTGTGCCTTTGGCCGACGGCGTTCAGGCCATCGCCTTGCCCGAATACGCCGGTCTGCCCGCTGCCCAGGCGGCAACACAGGCTATGCGCACCAGCGGTATCGAACCGGACGGCTACATCCTGCCGGCAGCAGCAGCAGCGCTGATCGCAAATCAGGCGGCCGAAAGTGCCAAAGCGGAAAACAAGCCGATTGCCGACAAGCTCATCGGCACAGCCTTTCAGACCCCAATCGGCCCGATCACCTTCGGCCGGAACCACGAATTGACAGACAATCCCTACCGCTTGCTGGAATGGTGCGGCAACGCCTTCGTGCCTGTGGCGGCGGCGTCGAACTGA
- the rpe gene encoding ribulose-phosphate 3-epimerase has translation MTLPIRIAPSILAADFAKLGQEVRDVTEAGADWIHLDVMDGHFVPNISFGPDVIKSLRSYTTATFDCHLMISPADPYLEAFAKAGCDRITVHAEAGVHLHRSLQTIRNLGKKVGVTLNPATPLSILENVLDDIDLILIMSVNPGFGGQKFIPAMADKIRNAKSLIGDRPIELEVDGGVTVETAPMITAAGANVLVAGSAIFKGASVEAYKQTVSDLRAAAERGRVGSN, from the coding sequence ATGACCTTGCCGATCCGCATTGCCCCCTCCATTCTCGCAGCCGATTTCGCCAAGCTAGGGCAGGAAGTCAGAGATGTGACCGAAGCCGGCGCGGACTGGATCCATCTCGATGTCATGGATGGGCATTTCGTGCCGAACATTTCCTTCGGGCCCGATGTGATCAAGTCGCTGCGCTCCTATACGACCGCCACATTTGACTGCCACCTGATGATCTCGCCCGCTGATCCCTATCTCGAAGCCTTCGCCAAGGCCGGCTGCGACCGGATTACGGTTCACGCAGAGGCGGGCGTGCATCTGCATCGTTCGCTGCAGACAATCCGCAATCTCGGCAAGAAGGTCGGCGTCACGCTCAATCCGGCAACGCCGCTATCGATCCTGGAGAACGTACTCGACGATATCGACCTGATCCTGATCATGTCAGTCAATCCGGGTTTCGGCGGCCAGAAATTCATTCCGGCCATGGCCGACAAGATCCGCAACGCCAAGTCACTCATCGGTGACCGCCCGATCGAGCTGGAAGTCGACGGCGGTGTCACCGTCGAGACCGCGCCGATGATCACCGCCGCCGGCGCCAATGTACTCGTCGCCGGCTCGGCGATCTTCAAGGGCGCTTCCGTCGAGGCCTACAAGCAGACGGTGTCCGATCTCAGGGCTGCGGCAGAACGGGGCCGCGTTGGATCAAATTAA
- the purB gene encoding adenylosuccinate lyase, giving the protein MIPRYSRPEMVAIWSPETKFRIWFEIEAHACDALAALGVIPKSAAETIWEKGGKATFDVDRIDEIEAVTKHDVIAFLTHLAEIVGPDARFVHQGMTSSDVLDTCFNIQLVRATDIMLADIDKLLEALKRRAFEHKDTVTIGRSHGIHAEPITFGVKMALAYAEFERCKQRLIAAREEVATCAISGAVGTFANIDPRVEEHVAAALGLKPEPVSTQVIPRDRHAMYFATLGVVASSIERLSVEIRHLQRTEVLEAEEYFSPGQKGSSAMPHKRNPVLTENLTGLARMVRSYALPAMENVALWHERDISHSSVERMIGPDATVTLDFALSRLTTVIDKLLVYPENMMNNLNKFRGLVHSQRVLLALTQAGVSREDSYRLVQRNAMKVWEQGKDFLEELLADQEVRAALSEEEIREKFDLGYHTKHIDTIFKRVFG; this is encoded by the coding sequence ATGATCCCGCGCTACTCCCGACCGGAAATGGTCGCCATCTGGTCGCCCGAAACCAAGTTCCGTATCTGGTTCGAGATCGAGGCTCACGCTTGCGACGCTCTGGCCGCACTCGGCGTCATTCCGAAGTCCGCTGCCGAGACCATCTGGGAAAAAGGCGGCAAGGCGACCTTCGACGTCGACCGCATTGACGAGATCGAAGCCGTCACCAAGCATGACGTCATCGCCTTCCTGACGCACCTGGCCGAAATCGTCGGTCCCGATGCCCGCTTCGTGCACCAGGGCATGACCTCTTCCGACGTGCTCGACACCTGCTTCAACATCCAGCTCGTACGCGCCACCGACATCATGCTTGCCGATATCGACAAGCTGCTGGAAGCGCTGAAGCGCCGCGCCTTCGAACACAAGGATACCGTCACCATCGGCCGCTCGCATGGCATCCATGCCGAGCCGATCACTTTCGGCGTCAAGATGGCGCTTGCCTATGCCGAATTCGAGCGCTGCAAGCAGCGCCTGATCGCCGCGCGCGAGGAAGTCGCCACCTGCGCCATTTCCGGCGCTGTCGGCACCTTCGCCAATATCGATCCGCGCGTCGAAGAGCATGTCGCCGCCGCCCTCGGCCTGAAGCCGGAGCCGGTGTCGACGCAGGTCATCCCGCGCGATCGCCACGCCATGTATTTCGCAACGCTCGGCGTCGTCGCCTCCTCGATCGAGCGCCTCTCCGTCGAAATCCGCCATCTGCAGCGCACCGAAGTGCTGGAAGCCGAGGAATATTTCTCCCCCGGCCAGAAGGGCTCGTCGGCCATGCCGCACAAGCGCAACCCGGTCTTGACCGAAAACCTGACCGGCCTTGCCCGCATGGTCCGCTCCTATGCCCTTCCGGCAATGGAGAACGTGGCTCTCTGGCACGAGCGCGATATCTCGCACTCCTCTGTGGAACGCATGATCGGCCCGGACGCGACCGTGACCCTCGACTTCGCACTGTCACGCCTCACTACCGTCATCGACAAGCTTCTGGTCTATCCGGAAAATATGATGAATAATTTGAACAAGTTCCGCGGACTTGTTCATTCCCAGCGCGTGCTGTTGGCGCTGACCCAAGCCGGCGTTTCCCGCGAGGATTCCTACCGTCTCGTCCAGCGCAATGCCATGAAGGTCTGGGAACAGGGCAAGGACTTCCTTGAGGAGCTGCTTGCCGACCAGGAGGTCCGCGCTGCGCTCTCGGAAGAGGAGATTCGCGAAAAGTTCGACCTCGGCTATCACACCAAGCACATCGACACGATCTTCAAGCGCGTTTTCGGCTAA
- a CDS encoding low affinity iron permease family protein: MAELKHIFARFAAIVSEWAGKPVIFILALLSVVVWGLTGPIFDFSETWQLVINTGTTIITFLMVFLLQNAQTRDTRAIQAKLNELILTSAAENRFVGIENLDEEDLKHLDRLVEKAAKSRGEEAENGQRENMPSAKSRLKQKKRRIVSAAPSKSDR; this comes from the coding sequence ATGGCAGAGCTCAAGCATATTTTCGCGCGTTTCGCCGCCATTGTTTCGGAATGGGCGGGGAAACCGGTTATTTTCATCTTGGCGCTGCTATCGGTTGTAGTCTGGGGTCTGACGGGGCCGATCTTCGATTTCTCAGAGACCTGGCAGCTTGTCATCAACACCGGCACCACCATCATCACCTTCTTGATGGTCTTCCTGCTGCAGAACGCACAGACGCGTGATACGCGCGCCATCCAGGCCAAGCTCAACGAACTCATCCTGACCAGTGCCGCGGAAAACCGTTTCGTCGGGATAGAGAATCTCGACGAGGAGGATCTGAAACACCTGGACCGACTGGTGGAAAAAGCTGCGAAGAGCCGCGGCGAGGAGGCGGAAAATGGCCAGCGAGAAAATATGCCCTCCGCGAAATCGCGCCTGAAACAGAAAAAGCGGCGCATTGTCAGCGCCGCCCCTTCAAAATCGGATCGATAG
- a CDS encoding DUF2189 domain-containing protein yields MAAFHVMAGADHTFTRPAIRKIGVADLVDALKLGLDDFREKPSHYVFLCLMYPIAGIALPLWSSGANLLPLLFPLMSGFALLGPLAAIGLYEISMRREKGMDTSWRHAFDVRFSPALPSIIVVGLMLFAFFIVWLVVAQTIYVAFFGDAVPVTLSSFISNVLTTPQGMAMMFWGNLVGFVFAVVVLATTIVTFPLLLDRDVGAVAAVDASLRATLLNPVPIAIWGVMVAALLVIGTIPIFAGLAVVMPILGHATWHLYRKLVVPAGAH; encoded by the coding sequence ATGGCAGCATTTCACGTCATGGCTGGAGCAGACCATACCTTTACGCGTCCGGCCATCCGCAAGATCGGCGTTGCCGATCTCGTCGATGCCCTGAAACTGGGGCTGGACGACTTCAGGGAAAAACCATCGCACTATGTCTTTCTGTGTTTGATGTATCCGATCGCGGGTATTGCGCTGCCCCTGTGGAGCTCTGGCGCCAACCTGCTGCCGTTGCTCTTTCCGTTGATGTCCGGCTTCGCACTGCTGGGGCCGTTGGCGGCGATCGGCCTTTACGAGATCAGCATGCGACGGGAAAAAGGGATGGATACATCCTGGCGGCATGCTTTCGACGTGCGCTTTTCGCCGGCCTTGCCGTCGATCATCGTGGTCGGCCTTATGCTGTTTGCCTTCTTCATCGTCTGGCTGGTGGTGGCGCAGACCATCTATGTGGCCTTTTTCGGTGATGCGGTGCCGGTAACGCTGTCGTCGTTCATATCCAATGTGCTGACGACACCGCAGGGCATGGCGATGATGTTCTGGGGTAATCTCGTCGGCTTCGTCTTTGCCGTTGTGGTTCTGGCGACCACCATTGTCACCTTCCCGCTACTGCTCGACCGCGATGTCGGTGCCGTGGCGGCGGTCGATGCCAGCCTCCGCGCAACATTGCTCAATCCGGTGCCGATTGCGATCTGGGGCGTGATGGTGGCCGCACTTCTGGTGATCGGTACTATCCCGATCTTCGCGGGCCTTGCCGTAGTCATGCCTATCCTCGGCCATGCCACCTGGCATCTCTATCGCAAGCTGGTCGTGCCCGCCGGTGCGCATTAG
- a CDS encoding RBBP9/YdeN family alpha/beta hydrolase → MKVSEADILIVPGYTNSGPDHWQTRWEQKLSTARRVEQAEWSKPVRDDWVARIAEEVNACTKPVVLVAHSLGVPSVIHAIPLFRKKVAGAFFVTPPDVANPKIKPKHLMTFGPYPLDPLPFPSLIIASRNDPFSSYEHTEELARSWGSQLIDAGEAGHINADSGHGPWPEGTMVFAKFMSSLKP, encoded by the coding sequence ATGAAAGTCTCCGAAGCAGATATTCTCATTGTTCCCGGTTACACCAATTCCGGCCCCGACCACTGGCAGACGCGCTGGGAGCAGAAGCTCTCGACGGCGCGGCGCGTGGAACAGGCTGAATGGTCAAAGCCCGTGCGCGATGATTGGGTTGCCCGTATCGCCGAAGAGGTGAACGCTTGCACCAAACCGGTGGTACTGGTGGCGCACTCGCTTGGCGTTCCCTCGGTGATCCACGCGATCCCGCTTTTTCGCAAAAAAGTGGCTGGCGCCTTCTTCGTCACGCCGCCCGATGTCGCCAATCCGAAGATCAAACCGAAGCATCTGATGACTTTCGGTCCCTACCCGCTCGATCCCCTGCCTTTTCCCTCGCTCATCATCGCCAGCCGCAACGATCCCTTCAGTAGCTACGAGCATACCGAAGAGCTGGCCCGTAGCTGGGGCTCTCAGCTGATCGATGCCGGTGAGGCGGGCCATATCAATGCCGATTCCGGCCACGGTCCCTGGCCGGAAGGCACGATGGTCTTCGCCAAGTTTATGAGCAGCCTCAAACCGTAA
- the purC gene encoding phosphoribosylaminoimidazolesuccinocarboxamide synthase, which translates to MNRRRRIYEGKAKILYEGPEPGTLIQFFKDDATAFNKKKHEVIDGKGVLNNRICEYIFSHLNKIGIPTHFIRRLNMREQLIKEVEMIPLEIVVRNVAAGSLAKRLGIEEGVVLPRSIIEFYYKSDALEDPMVSEEHITAFGWANPAELDDIMALAIRVNDFMTGLFLGVGIQLVDFKIECGRLFEGDMMRIILADEISPDSCRLWDIETHEKMDKDRFRRDMGGLVEAYSEVARRLGIINENEPVRGTGPVLVK; encoded by the coding sequence ATGAACCGTCGCCGCCGTATTTACGAGGGCAAGGCCAAGATCCTTTACGAGGGACCTGAGCCGGGCACGCTGATCCAGTTTTTCAAGGATGACGCCACCGCCTTCAATAAGAAGAAACACGAAGTCATCGATGGCAAGGGTGTTCTGAACAATCGCATCTGCGAATATATTTTCAGCCATCTGAACAAGATCGGCATTCCCACACACTTCATCCGCCGCCTCAACATGCGTGAGCAGCTGATCAAGGAAGTGGAGATGATCCCGCTCGAGATCGTCGTGCGCAACGTTGCCGCCGGCTCGCTCGCCAAGCGCCTCGGAATCGAGGAAGGCGTGGTTCTGCCACGCTCGATCATCGAGTTCTATTACAAGTCCGACGCACTCGAAGACCCGATGGTCTCCGAAGAACACATCACCGCCTTCGGCTGGGCCAACCCGGCGGAACTCGATGACATCATGGCGCTCGCCATCCGCGTCAACGACTTCATGACCGGCCTCTTCCTCGGCGTCGGTATCCAGCTTGTCGATTTCAAGATCGAATGCGGCCGCCTGTTCGAAGGCGACATGATGCGCATCATCCTCGCCGACGAAATCTCGCCGGACTCTTGCCGTCTCTGGGACATCGAAACCCATGAGAAGATGGACAAGGACCGTTTCCGTCGCGACATGGGCGGCCTGGTGGAGGCTTATTCCGAAGTTGCCCGCCGTCTCGGCATCATCAATGAAAACGAACCCGTGCGCGGCACGGGGCCGGTTCTCGTCAAGTAA
- the purS gene encoding phosphoribosylformylglycinamidine synthase subunit PurS, which yields MIKARVTVTLKNGVLDPQGKAIEGALGALGFEGVGQVRQGKVFDLELNGADKAKAEAELKAMCEKLLANTVIENFSISID from the coding sequence GTGATCAAGGCTCGTGTAACCGTCACGCTCAAGAACGGCGTTCTCGACCCACAGGGCAAGGCCATTGAAGGGGCACTCGGCGCGCTCGGCTTCGAAGGCGTCGGCCAGGTCCGCCAGGGCAAGGTCTTCGACCTGGAGCTCAACGGTGCCGACAAGGCAAAAGCCGAAGCCGAGCTGAAAGCCATGTGCGAAAAGCTCCTCGCCAACACGGTGATCGAGAACTTCAGCATTTCGATCGACTGA
- the purQ gene encoding phosphoribosylformylglycinamidine synthase subunit PurQ, translating into MKSAVVQLPGLNRDRDMIAALTKISGVAPVTIWQTETEIPDVDLIVIPGGFSYGDYLRCGAIAARMPVMQAIKEKADKGVKVLGVCNGFQILVEAGMLPGALMRNASLKFVCREIKLEVVNAETDFTRAYAKGQVIRSPVAHHDGNYFADAETLAAIEGNGQVVFRYAEGTNPNGSMNDIAGVISAKGNVLGMMPHPENLIEAAHGGSDGRGLFASALDVIAA; encoded by the coding sequence ATGAAATCAGCAGTCGTTCAACTTCCCGGTCTCAATCGCGACCGTGACATGATCGCAGCGCTGACCAAGATTTCCGGCGTTGCGCCTGTCACGATCTGGCAGACGGAAACCGAGATTCCGGATGTCGATCTGATCGTCATTCCCGGCGGCTTCTCCTATGGCGATTACCTTCGTTGCGGCGCAATTGCAGCCCGCATGCCAGTCATGCAGGCGATCAAGGAAAAGGCCGACAAGGGCGTTAAGGTTCTCGGCGTCTGCAATGGCTTCCAGATTCTGGTCGAAGCCGGCATGCTGCCCGGCGCGCTGATGCGCAATGCCTCGCTGAAGTTCGTCTGCCGCGAGATCAAGCTTGAAGTCGTCAACGCCGAAACGGACTTTACCCGCGCTTATGCCAAGGGCCAGGTGATCCGTAGCCCGGTCGCCCATCATGACGGCAATTATTTTGCCGACGCCGAAACGCTGGCGGCGATCGAAGGCAATGGCCAGGTGGTCTTCCGCTATGCCGAAGGCACCAATCCGAACGGCTCGATGAACGATATCGCCGGCGTCATCAGCGCCAAGGGCAATGTACTTGGCATGATGCCGCATCCGGAAAACCTGATCGAGGCAGCTCATGGCGGCTCGGACGGTCGCGGCCTCTTCGCCTCCGCCCTCGACGTGATCGCCGCCTAA
- a CDS encoding DUF1127 domain-containing protein → MDTIDTICLSKGTAPVKIPLDAFRPTQSMSRLVHRLLASFALWLQKRESRCTLRDLTDDQLRDIGLTRSEAKTEVSKSFFWD, encoded by the coding sequence ATGGATACAATAGATACAATCTGCCTTTCCAAAGGCACCGCACCCGTCAAGATACCGCTTGATGCTTTCAGGCCGACGCAATCAATGTCGCGCTTGGTACACCGTCTTTTGGCGTCCTTTGCGCTTTGGCTACAGAAGCGCGAAAGCCGGTGTACGTTGCGAGATCTGACGGATGATCAATTGCGCGATATCGGGCTGACGCGCAGTGAAGCGAAGACTGAAGTCAGCAAGTCGTTTTTCTGGGATTGA